One genomic region from SAR92 clade bacterium H455 encodes:
- a CDS encoding alkane 1-monooxygenase produces MATYTLEHPDKGSITYTDKKRYLWLISMLMPAFPLMGVAIFYQTGIQWTLALPLAVNYLILPFVDYLVGSDQNNPPEELVPQLEADRYYRILTILTVPMHFVVLGVIAYVVGTNDLSPWMVLVMAIVAGGYSGLGINTAHELGHKQTALEQLMAKVALAVPAYGHFCVEHNRGHHVLVATPDDPASSKLGENIYAFTLREIPGTFVRGWNLEKTRLNKQGKATWSVHNNILQSYLISLVLQGTLVYLFGWIMLPFLAVHNFWAWYQLTSANYIEHYGLLRKKNENGRYERCQPHHSWNANYIMSNLALFHLQRHSDHHANPVRRYQSLRNFDDIPELPNGYYGMYLLAYIPWLWFKVMDKRVLALPHINGDLSKVNILPAKLKATYEQYGQGQKIPE; encoded by the coding sequence ATGGCGACCTATACTCTTGAGCATCCAGATAAAGGCTCAATCACCTACACCGACAAAAAACGCTATCTATGGTTAATATCCATGCTGATGCCAGCATTCCCGCTAATGGGTGTGGCTATATTTTATCAAACCGGAATCCAGTGGACTCTCGCCCTGCCCCTGGCGGTGAACTATCTGATTCTGCCCTTTGTCGATTATCTCGTCGGCAGCGACCAGAATAATCCTCCTGAAGAGCTTGTACCTCAGTTAGAGGCAGACAGGTATTATCGCATCCTGACCATTCTCACAGTCCCCATGCATTTTGTTGTACTGGGTGTCATCGCCTATGTGGTTGGCACCAATGATCTGAGTCCTTGGATGGTGCTGGTTATGGCCATTGTTGCCGGCGGATACAGCGGCCTGGGAATTAACACCGCCCATGAGCTGGGGCACAAGCAAACGGCTTTGGAACAGCTGATGGCCAAAGTAGCATTAGCGGTTCCCGCCTATGGCCATTTTTGTGTTGAGCACAATCGCGGCCATCATGTACTAGTAGCAACGCCGGATGATCCGGCCAGTTCAAAACTGGGTGAAAACATCTATGCCTTTACCCTGCGTGAAATTCCCGGCACCTTCGTGCGCGGTTGGAATCTAGAAAAAACCCGTCTCAATAAACAGGGCAAAGCCACCTGGTCTGTGCACAATAATATTCTACAGTCCTACCTAATAAGCCTGGTATTGCAGGGCACATTGGTTTATCTGTTCGGCTGGATTATGCTGCCCTTTTTGGCTGTGCATAATTTTTGGGCCTGGTACCAACTGACCTCAGCCAACTATATTGAGCACTATGGCCTGCTGCGCAAGAAGAATGAAAATGGACGCTATGAGCGCTGCCAGCCACACCATTCTTGGAACGCCAATTACATCATGAGCAATCTGGCACTATTCCATCTGCAGCGTCATTCAGATCACCATGCCAACCCTGTTCGTCGCTACCAAAGCCTGCGCAACTTTGATGATATTCCGGAACTGCCCAATGGCTATTACGGGATGTATCTACTCGCCTATATCCCATGGCTGTGGTTTAAAGTGATGGATAAGCGCGTGTTGGCCCTGCCCCATATCAATGGTGACCTGAGTAAAGTTAATATACTGCCAGCAAAGCTTAAAGCGACCTATGAGCAATATGGTCAGGGCCAGAAAATACCAGAATAA
- the rlmKL gene encoding bifunctional 23S rRNA (guanine(2069)-N(7))-methyltransferase RlmK/23S rRNA (guanine(2445)-N(2))-methyltransferase RlmL produces the protein MSSVDHAWLATCPKGLEQLLAQELLALGAESTKETVAAVHFIGTRELAYRACLWSRLANRILMPLHGFRLDEEDQLYQECLDIPWEEHFSHEQTIAIDFIGTSRLVDNTMYGSQRVKDAVVDRIRREEGERPNVDTKNPDIRIQVRQHKGQVTVSLDISGESLHRRGYRSGQGSAPIKENLAAALLMRCNWPEMMKNGAALLDPMCGSATLIIEGAMMAADIAPGLLRERFGFTDWKQHDQELWQSIFNEAEQRKVVGLDALELDIRGYDANPRVLEFATLNIEKAGLDEHIRLAHKPIDQFGKATADYGLLLTNPPYGERLGDVDGLKPIYQKLGSVLQKNFQGWKAAVFTGNVELGRETDLTPTKQYQLFNGTIPCKLLVFEDLSSRSAKIEERLNKPAPAQELTEGAKMVFNRLVKNQRKLNGWLNKTGVTCYRVYDADIPEYSVAVDIYEDSVHVQEYLPPNTIEDKIARERFAEVKQAVKEFAKDAPGHIHYKERRRQKGDSQYERFNEGPSDTITVYEGDAQFEANLSDYLDTGLFLDHRPVRRMVTELAKGKSLLNLFCYTAAVSVQAALGGAKSSLSIDMSNTYLDWAQRNYDLNHISAKNHHLLRADCLKWLETDGEQYDVIFLDPPTFSNSKKMDVVLDVQRDHGDLIRNSMAKLAPDGVLIFSNNFRKFKMDELVTRQFNAENITPQTLDMDFERNPRIHNVWRITRRSTFG, from the coding sequence GTGTCATCAGTTGATCATGCTTGGCTAGCCACATGTCCCAAAGGGCTCGAGCAATTGCTCGCCCAAGAGTTACTGGCGCTGGGTGCCGAGAGCACTAAAGAAACTGTAGCTGCAGTGCATTTTATCGGCACCAGAGAGCTGGCCTACCGCGCCTGTCTCTGGTCGCGTCTGGCCAACAGAATATTGATGCCGCTGCACGGCTTTCGCTTGGACGAGGAAGATCAGCTCTATCAAGAGTGTTTGGATATTCCCTGGGAAGAGCACTTCTCCCATGAGCAAACCATCGCTATCGACTTTATTGGTACCTCGCGCTTGGTGGACAACACCATGTATGGCTCCCAGCGGGTTAAGGATGCCGTGGTTGACCGTATTCGTCGCGAAGAGGGCGAGCGTCCCAATGTGGATACCAAGAACCCGGATATTCGTATTCAGGTACGTCAGCACAAAGGTCAGGTCACTGTGTCTCTGGATATTTCCGGCGAGAGCTTGCACCGTCGCGGCTATCGCAGCGGGCAGGGCAGTGCACCGATTAAAGAGAACCTGGCTGCGGCACTTTTAATGCGTTGCAACTGGCCTGAGATGATGAAAAACGGTGCCGCGCTGCTGGATCCCATGTGCGGTAGTGCGACACTGATTATTGAAGGCGCGATGATGGCGGCGGATATTGCTCCCGGCCTATTGCGTGAGCGCTTTGGTTTCACCGATTGGAAACAGCACGACCAAGAGCTGTGGCAGTCGATCTTCAACGAAGCAGAACAGCGCAAGGTTGTCGGTCTTGATGCTTTGGAGTTGGATATCCGCGGTTACGATGCCAATCCTCGCGTGCTTGAATTCGCCACATTAAATATTGAAAAAGCTGGTTTAGATGAACATATTCGTCTGGCGCACAAACCTATAGATCAATTTGGTAAAGCCACAGCTGACTATGGTCTGCTGCTCACCAACCCTCCCTATGGCGAGCGTCTCGGTGACGTGGACGGCTTGAAGCCGATTTACCAGAAGTTGGGTTCGGTATTGCAGAAGAACTTCCAAGGCTGGAAAGCTGCGGTGTTTACCGGCAATGTTGAGCTCGGTCGTGAGACCGATCTGACGCCCACCAAGCAGTATCAGCTGTTTAACGGCACCATCCCCTGTAAGTTGCTGGTCTTTGAAGATCTCAGTTCGCGCTCGGCAAAGATCGAAGAGCGCTTAAATAAACCCGCCCCGGCTCAGGAACTCACCGAAGGCGCCAAGATGGTGTTCAACCGCTTGGTGAAAAATCAGCGCAAACTCAATGGCTGGTTAAACAAAACCGGTGTCACCTGCTACCGAGTTTACGATGCAGATATCCCTGAATACTCGGTTGCCGTAGATATCTATGAAGACTCGGTTCACGTTCAGGAATACCTGCCGCCAAACACCATTGAAGATAAAATCGCCCGCGAGCGCTTTGCTGAAGTTAAGCAAGCGGTTAAAGAGTTCGCCAAGGACGCCCCTGGCCATATTCACTACAAAGAGCGCCGCCGCCAGAAAGGCGACAGTCAGTACGAACGTTTTAATGAAGGCCCCAGCGATACGATTACAGTCTATGAAGGGGACGCGCAGTTTGAAGCTAACCTCTCAGACTATCTGGATACAGGTCTGTTTCTCGATCACCGCCCAGTACGTCGAATGGTCACCGAACTGGCGAAGGGTAAAAGCCTTCTCAACCTGTTCTGTTATACCGCAGCTGTCTCTGTTCAAGCGGCACTGGGTGGTGCTAAGAGCAGTCTGAGTATCGATATGTCCAACACCTATCTGGACTGGGCTCAGCGCAACTATGATCTGAATCATATCAGCGCCAAAAATCACCACCTGCTGCGTGCAGATTGTCTGAAGTGGTTGGAAACCGATGGCGAGCAGTACGATGTGATCTTCCTTGACCCACCGACGTTTTCCAACTCGAAAAAGATGGATGTAGTGTTGGATGTGCAGCGTGATCACGGTGATTTGATTCGTAACTCAATGGCCAAGCTGGCACCGGACGGTGTGTTGATCTTCTCCAATAACTTCCGCAAATTTAAGATGGATGAGTTGGTTACGCGACAGTTTAATGCTGAGAATATTACTCCCCAAACATTGGATATGGATTTTGAGAGAAACCCGCGTATTCACAATGTGTGGCGCATTACTCGACGTAGTACCTTTGGGTAG
- a CDS encoding AraC family transcriptional regulator, protein MNSFVLPVLIDLLAEQGISKTRLLENTDLEGFDLSKAQLFNAAQADEICGKAIALSGDRLLGIKLGTKLDMVSLGILGYALMTSATVDDVLKLLVRYKRALLPSMRIELIPSGGSIELRSAAPHLPQALEQFYKDALYAGLVTNLNLLTDNHVASPILELNYGQPGDRMFYESVFGANIHFNSSRCGLTFDAESLAVTITTSDSVAQDVFRRECDRILANDSYSGAVSERVVQLLLLSRSEFPTAAVMAQQMFMSESTLQRRLAKEGARFQQLLDQVRYRLALEYLQGTDLPASEIAALLGFNNSANFRRSFKRWSGTTPVRIRQAKQPIRPS, encoded by the coding sequence ATGAACTCTTTTGTATTGCCTGTATTAATCGATCTGCTTGCGGAGCAGGGTATTTCTAAAACTCGATTACTTGAAAATACCGATTTGGAGGGCTTTGATCTAAGCAAGGCGCAGCTGTTTAATGCCGCCCAAGCCGATGAGATTTGTGGCAAAGCGATTGCACTCTCCGGTGACAGGTTGCTGGGCATTAAGCTGGGTACTAAGTTGGATATGGTGTCGCTGGGTATTTTGGGTTATGCCTTGATGACCAGTGCCACAGTGGACGATGTACTTAAATTGTTGGTTCGCTATAAACGAGCACTGTTACCGAGTATGCGTATTGAGCTAATCCCAAGTGGAGGGTCTATAGAGCTGCGCAGTGCCGCGCCTCATCTGCCTCAGGCATTAGAGCAGTTTTACAAAGACGCACTCTATGCGGGTCTGGTGACTAATCTGAATTTGCTTACCGACAATCATGTGGCCAGTCCAATCCTTGAGTTGAATTACGGCCAGCCAGGTGACCGGATGTTTTACGAGTCGGTGTTTGGTGCAAATATCCACTTTAACTCGAGCCGCTGTGGGCTGACCTTTGATGCCGAGAGTCTGGCAGTGACTATCACCACATCGGACTCTGTAGCTCAGGATGTGTTTCGCCGAGAGTGCGATCGCATTTTGGCCAATGACAGTTATTCTGGCGCTGTCAGCGAGCGAGTTGTGCAGTTACTGTTGTTGTCGCGCTCAGAATTCCCAACCGCTGCAGTTATGGCCCAGCAGATGTTCATGAGTGAAAGTACCTTGCAGCGACGACTGGCAAAAGAGGGGGCCCGATTCCAGCAATTGCTTGATCAAGTGAGATATCGCTTAGCACTTGAGTATTTACAGGGCACAGATTTGCCTGCATCAGAAATTGCTGCCTTGCTCGGCTTTAATAATTCGGCTAATTTTCGCCGTTCATTTAAACGCTGGTCGGGAACAACGCCAGTGCGTATTCGGCAGGCTAAACAGCCAATTCGGCCTAGTTGA
- a CDS encoding carbohydrate binding family 9 domain-containing protein, with product MRNHPSSHLGLLLSSCLFSLSSVSGEIVIDGVLDQQEWADAEIYSDFVTVEPLTGDSAKYRTEVRVITNSDGIFVGFSNYQPAAVKRVHRQFPRDAQIEADRNVVSIDFDSTALAGYDFTVGSANSQQDGIVTPGDYSGDWDGTWYSQTSSDEDYWYSEMHIPWTVAPMTDAGNGRKKIALWFSRVVFDESLRFAFPNAYYSRPTFMEDWQPLEVEQVSTSTLDWFPYISYSSDLQDDTPGTSGEAFNEGLDFIWRPNSSSQLTGAINPDFGQVESDDLVVNFSAFETFVTEKRPFFTENQSLFSSNIRNGDQTLYTRRIGAGPAGQGGGLVDIDLAAKVTHFGETTDLGLFVVREDDSKGSYGGDFLSSRVQRTVDGLTLGHRLTYVERSILDREATVQVLDMIWRKDETTEFRGQILHANVQQQGNSANSQESVDDQDFAGWASWSYAPNDEWYHSVYLSHYGDNFDMNDMGYMKRNDFREFSGSTRHDRLEYKADSNILSSTTLFEYGYMENTQGDRLELRADLDHTWTYKSTRKLGLKVGTSSASWDDRLTRGNGLFAKPARYWLETRYTSPRGNDLTFNIDANIEYDEIEKATLRLGFSAQIYLSETVTMGTDLSYQRLQEWLIWDFDTAQLAGFEADRFNADLRFDWYPSARQEVRLKFQWVGIDAQQVDSYQLNSDGTLGLSTSSAADFSLSDTALQVRYRYQLAPLSDIFLVYSRGGYFASDDGDEGSRTLLREGWDGVQVESIIAKIRYRF from the coding sequence ATGCGCAATCATCCCTCTAGCCATCTTGGGCTGCTGCTTAGTAGCTGTCTATTTTCACTATCCAGTGTCTCCGGCGAGATCGTTATTGACGGGGTTCTTGATCAGCAGGAGTGGGCTGATGCTGAGATATACAGTGACTTTGTGACAGTGGAGCCACTCACCGGGGATTCGGCGAAATATCGTACTGAGGTGCGAGTAATTACCAACTCTGATGGCATATTTGTTGGCTTTAGCAATTATCAGCCGGCCGCAGTAAAGCGTGTCCACCGGCAATTTCCCCGTGATGCACAGATTGAGGCGGATCGAAATGTCGTCAGTATCGACTTCGATAGCACTGCCTTGGCAGGGTATGACTTTACCGTGGGGTCGGCTAATTCACAGCAGGATGGTATTGTCACGCCCGGTGACTACTCTGGAGATTGGGATGGCACTTGGTATTCTCAAACATCGTCGGACGAAGATTACTGGTATAGCGAGATGCATATTCCATGGACTGTTGCGCCGATGACCGATGCCGGAAATGGCCGTAAGAAAATTGCTCTGTGGTTTTCCAGGGTGGTGTTTGATGAATCCCTGCGCTTCGCCTTTCCCAACGCCTATTATTCGCGCCCCACTTTTATGGAGGATTGGCAGCCACTAGAGGTGGAGCAAGTATCTACCTCAACCCTGGACTGGTTTCCCTATATTAGTTACAGCAGCGACCTGCAAGACGACACGCCGGGAACCTCCGGGGAGGCGTTTAATGAGGGGCTGGATTTTATTTGGCGACCCAATAGCAGCAGTCAGCTGACTGGTGCGATTAATCCTGATTTTGGTCAGGTGGAAAGTGATGATCTGGTGGTTAATTTCTCAGCATTTGAAACCTTTGTTACTGAAAAACGGCCTTTTTTTACTGAGAACCAATCGCTTTTTAGCAGCAATATCCGCAACGGTGATCAAACCCTCTACACGCGTCGGATCGGCGCTGGTCCGGCAGGTCAGGGCGGCGGCTTGGTGGATATTGATCTTGCAGCCAAAGTGACCCATTTTGGTGAGACCACTGACCTAGGTCTTTTTGTCGTCAGAGAAGATGATTCTAAGGGCAGTTATGGTGGTGACTTTTTGTCCAGTAGGGTTCAGCGCACCGTTGATGGGCTGACCCTTGGACATCGTTTGACCTATGTTGAGAGGTCTATTCTCGACAGGGAGGCGACAGTTCAGGTGCTAGACATGATCTGGCGAAAAGATGAAACCACAGAATTTCGCGGGCAGATTCTGCATGCCAATGTTCAGCAGCAAGGGAATAGTGCCAACAGCCAAGAGTCTGTCGACGATCAAGATTTTGCTGGTTGGGCTAGCTGGTCTTATGCGCCCAACGATGAGTGGTACCACAGTGTCTATTTATCCCATTACGGTGATAATTTTGATATGAACGATATGGGCTATATGAAGCGTAATGATTTTAGAGAGTTTTCTGGGAGCACTCGCCATGATCGCTTGGAGTATAAGGCTGACTCAAATATTCTCTCCAGCACCACGCTATTCGAATATGGTTATATGGAGAATACCCAGGGCGATCGCCTGGAACTGCGTGCTGACTTGGATCATACCTGGACCTATAAATCGACTCGTAAACTGGGTTTAAAGGTCGGCACCTCCTCTGCCAGCTGGGATGATCGATTGACTCGCGGCAACGGCCTGTTTGCCAAGCCCGCTCGTTACTGGTTAGAGACGCGGTATACAAGCCCAAGAGGCAATGACCTGACGTTTAATATAGACGCCAATATTGAATATGATGAAATAGAAAAGGCGACTCTACGCCTTGGCTTTAGTGCTCAGATTTATCTCAGTGAGACAGTGACAATGGGTACCGACCTGAGTTATCAACGCTTACAGGAGTGGTTGATCTGGGATTTTGATACGGCCCAGTTGGCAGGTTTTGAGGCTGACCGGTTCAATGCGGATCTGCGTTTTGATTGGTACCCCTCAGCAAGGCAAGAGGTGCGCTTGAAATTCCAGTGGGTAGGTATAGACGCTCAGCAGGTCGATAGTTATCAGCTCAATAGCGATGGTACTCTGGGCTTGTCCACTAGCTCCGCTGCTGATTTCAGTCTCAGTGATACGGCGTTGCAAGTGCGTTATCGCTATCAGTTAGCGCCGCTGTCGGACATTTTTCTGGTCTATAGTCGCGGTGGCTACTTCGCCAGTGACGATGGTGACGAAGGCTCGAGAACGCTACTTAGAGAGGGCTGGGATGGGGTTCAAGTCGAATCCATTATTGCCAAAATTCGCTATCGTTTTTGA
- a CDS encoding YaiI/YqxD family protein → MKIYVDADACPTVIKDILYRVSQRTGIELILVANQALSTPRIPTVRTIQVSSGFDVADDRIVELVEADDLVITADIPLAAEVIDKGGKALNPRGEMYTKANIKARLNMRDFMDSMRNSGVQVGGGPPPLAQRDRMAFANALDSYITKFS, encoded by the coding sequence TTGAAAATTTACGTGGACGCCGACGCCTGCCCTACCGTGATTAAAGATATTCTCTATAGAGTCTCCCAACGAACCGGCATTGAACTAATTTTGGTCGCCAACCAAGCACTGTCTACACCGCGGATACCCACGGTGAGAACCATTCAGGTGAGCTCCGGATTTGATGTCGCGGATGACCGTATTGTTGAACTGGTGGAAGCAGATGATTTGGTGATTACTGCAGATATCCCCCTGGCCGCTGAGGTGATTGATAAAGGCGGCAAAGCGCTGAATCCAAGGGGCGAGATGTATACCAAGGCAAATATCAAAGCGCGATTGAATATGCGGGATTTTATGGACAGTATGCGCAACAGTGGTGTGCAGGTGGGTGGCGGGCCGCCGCCGTTGGCCCAAAGGGATCGGATGGCATTTGCCAATGCGCTGGATAGTTACATAACAAAATTTAGTTAG
- a CDS encoding SDR family oxidoreductase — MKTFSNKVAVITGAGSGIGRYLAILLAKSGANIAACEINEAALAETVAMLRDYPVKVSSHPLDVADKAAIEALPEQVIAQHGHIDLVFNNAGVTVDSTFEDLSENDWDWVMNINLHGVINSSRAFLPHLKQRPEAALINTSSIFGMIVVERQSVYHTAKFAVRGFTESLVKEHKGGSVQIHSVHPGHIGTNILGNARVNEAKESANAFQRLIGKLAGIEDDREAMAEFFQRNGMHPSRAAQIMLNAVLKNRPRIFVGADAKLMDLCQRLMPIHYEKLFPLITVPLTLLRNKKPIQGLPSC, encoded by the coding sequence ATGAAAACATTTTCTAATAAAGTCGCAGTAATCACCGGCGCTGGATCAGGTATAGGCCGTTACCTCGCCATACTACTGGCGAAATCCGGTGCCAATATAGCCGCCTGTGAGATCAATGAAGCGGCGCTTGCTGAGACCGTTGCAATGCTGCGGGACTACCCTGTTAAAGTATCTAGCCATCCTCTCGATGTAGCCGACAAAGCTGCGATTGAAGCCTTGCCGGAACAGGTCATTGCTCAACATGGTCATATTGACCTTGTCTTCAACAACGCCGGGGTTACCGTTGACTCAACGTTTGAGGACCTGTCGGAGAACGATTGGGACTGGGTTATGAATATCAACCTGCATGGAGTAATCAACTCCAGCCGCGCTTTTTTACCTCATCTGAAGCAACGGCCGGAAGCCGCCCTAATCAATACCTCTTCTATCTTTGGCATGATTGTGGTTGAACGGCAATCGGTTTATCACACCGCAAAATTTGCCGTGCGCGGTTTCACCGAAAGCCTGGTCAAGGAACATAAAGGTGGCTCAGTGCAGATACACTCTGTGCATCCAGGCCATATAGGCACCAATATACTCGGCAATGCGCGAGTCAATGAAGCCAAGGAATCGGCAAATGCATTTCAGCGCCTGATCGGCAAACTCGCTGGCATAGAGGATGATCGGGAAGCAATGGCCGAATTCTTTCAGCGAAACGGCATGCATCCCAGTCGCGCAGCCCAGATTATGCTCAATGCTGTACTCAAAAACCGCCCTCGTATTTTTGTCGGTGCCGACGCCAAACTTATGGACCTGTGCCAGCGCCTGATGCCCATCCACTACGAAAAGTTATTCCCACTTATCACCGTGCCTCTGACTCTGTTACGTAATAAAAAACCGATTCAGGGCCTGCCCAGCTGCTGA
- a CDS encoding glutaredoxin family protein codes for MSLHDFEVRLYTGPNCHLCEQAKAVLYPLLTERGLRLVEVNIQTDAELQEKYGVRIPVVALANGEEKGWPFTAAQIGRLLEV; via the coding sequence ATGTCGCTGCATGATTTTGAGGTTAGGCTTTATACAGGCCCTAACTGCCATCTCTGTGAGCAGGCTAAGGCCGTACTCTATCCTTTGCTGACCGAAAGAGGGCTGCGTCTGGTTGAGGTGAATATTCAAACCGATGCTGAGCTGCAGGAAAAATATGGGGTTCGTATTCCGGTTGTTGCACTGGCTAATGGCGAGGAGAAGGGCTGGCCATTTACTGCCGCGCAGATTGGGCGGTTGTTGGAAGTTTGA
- a CDS encoding ribosome modulation factor — protein sequence MKKHKRDLEHRSFVKGYQAAIQGRTIAAIPYQENSTMAYHWSRGWREGKEDYWNGFKQLSFQQKAANL from the coding sequence GTGAAAAAACATAAAAGAGACTTGGAACACCGTTCATTCGTAAAAGGTTATCAGGCCGCTATTCAAGGCCGAACTATCGCCGCAATCCCCTACCAAGAAAACTCAACAATGGCCTATCACTGGTCCCGCGGTTGGCGCGAAGGCAAGGAAGATTATTGGAATGGGTTCAAACAGCTCTCATTTCAGCAAAAAGCGGCAAATTTATAA
- the thrS gene encoding threonine--tRNA ligase, which yields MPAITLPDGSQRIFDNPVSVAGVAADIGAGLAKATLAGVVNGEVVDASYLIEQDSSLAIVTDRSDEALDIIRHSSAHLLAMAVKQLFPTAQVTIGPVIEDGFYYDFAFERAFTPEDLEAIEARMTELVKADHSIAREEWKRDEAVEFFKSIGEEYKAEIIASIPADQAIGLYRQGDFIDLCRGPHVPSTAKLSAFKLTKVAGAYWRGDSNNEMLQRIYGTAWTNKKELKAYINRLAEAEKRDHRKINKKLDLYHMQDEAPGSIFWHPKGWSIYSAIEEYMRGKQREQGYQEIKTPQIVDMSLWEKSGHADKFGDGMFSLQTDDRNYAIKPMNCPCHVQVFNQGLKSYRDLPLRLAEFGSCHRNEPSGSLHGIMRVRSFTQDDAHIFCTEEQIQPEVSQFIDFLHEVYADFGFDEIIYRLSTRPEERVGSDEDWDRAEAALGQALDAKELPWQELPGEGAFYGPKIEFSLKDCIGRVWQLGTIQVDFSMPGRLDAQYVSEDGSRKIPVMLHRAILGSFERFIGILIEQYEGAFPFWLAPEQAVVANITDAQADYAQEVAKTLQNKGFRVNCDLRNEKIGFKIRGHSMQRVPFILVVGDNEKESRTVAVRTRDGKDLGSLPLQQVEDMFTSETERRGRICVETE from the coding sequence ATGCCCGCTATTACCCTCCCTGATGGATCCCAACGTATTTTCGATAACCCTGTTTCTGTAGCTGGTGTAGCTGCGGATATTGGCGCCGGTCTGGCCAAAGCGACACTGGCTGGTGTGGTTAATGGCGAGGTAGTCGATGCGTCCTACCTTATAGAGCAAGATTCGAGCCTAGCGATTGTTACCGATCGCTCCGATGAGGCGTTGGATATTATCCGTCACTCTTCAGCTCACTTGTTGGCTATGGCGGTGAAGCAGTTGTTTCCAACAGCTCAGGTGACCATTGGTCCGGTAATTGAAGATGGCTTCTATTACGACTTTGCCTTTGAACGCGCCTTTACTCCGGAAGATCTCGAGGCTATCGAGGCGCGCATGACTGAATTGGTTAAAGCCGACCACAGTATTGCTCGTGAAGAGTGGAAGCGCGATGAGGCAGTTGAGTTCTTTAAGAGCATTGGCGAGGAATACAAAGCTGAAATTATTGCCAGCATTCCCGCTGATCAAGCCATTGGCCTCTACCGTCAGGGGGACTTTATCGACCTCTGTCGCGGCCCTCATGTTCCCTCCACTGCAAAACTGTCTGCCTTTAAGCTAACTAAAGTTGCCGGTGCTTACTGGCGTGGCGACAGCAACAATGAAATGTTGCAGCGTATTTACGGTACTGCCTGGACGAATAAGAAAGAGCTCAAGGCCTATATTAATCGTCTGGCGGAAGCGGAGAAACGCGATCACCGCAAGATTAATAAGAAGCTCGATCTCTACCATATGCAGGATGAGGCGCCGGGTTCGATCTTTTGGCACCCCAAGGGCTGGAGTATCTACAGCGCCATTGAAGAGTATATGCGTGGCAAGCAGCGCGAGCAGGGCTATCAAGAAATCAAGACACCACAGATTGTCGATATGAGTCTGTGGGAAAAGTCCGGCCACGCGGATAAGTTTGGCGACGGTATGTTTAGTCTGCAGACCGACGATCGCAACTATGCGATTAAGCCGATGAACTGTCCCTGCCATGTGCAGGTATTTAATCAGGGCTTAAAAAGCTACAGAGATCTGCCTCTGCGTCTCGCGGAGTTTGGCTCCTGTCACCGCAATGAGCCTTCGGGATCACTCCACGGCATTATGCGGGTGCGTTCCTTTACTCAGGATGACGCGCATATTTTCTGTACTGAAGAACAGATTCAGCCGGAAGTGTCGCAGTTTATTGATTTCTTGCATGAGGTCTATGCGGACTTTGGTTTCGACGAAATTATCTACCGCCTCTCGACTCGCCCTGAAGAGCGAGTAGGTTCCGATGAGGACTGGGATCGTGCCGAAGCGGCATTGGGTCAGGCTCTAGATGCAAAAGAATTGCCTTGGCAGGAATTGCCAGGAGAGGGCGCCTTTTATGGTCCCAAGATTGAATTTTCCTTAAAAGACTGTATTGGTCGCGTTTGGCAGTTGGGTACCATTCAAGTGGACTTTTCCATGCCCGGCCGTCTCGATGCGCAGTATGTTAGTGAAGATGGCAGTCGTAAGATTCCGGTGATGTTACACCGGGCAATTTTGGGTTCTTTTGAGCGATTTATCGGTATTTTGATCGAGCAGTACGAAGGCGCGTTTCCGTTTTGGTTGGCGCCGGAACAGGCGGTTGTGGCCAATATTACCGACGCCCAGGCTGATTATGCGCAAGAAGTTGCCAAAACACTGCAAAATAAAGGCTTTAGAGTGAATTGTGACTTGAGAAACGAGAAGATCGGCTTTAAAATCCGCGGTCATTCTATGCAGCGAGTCCCATTCATTCTCGTTGTTGGTGATAATGAAAAAGAATCGCGCACGGTGGCGGTCCGAACTCGAGATGGAAAAGACCTTGGCAGCTTGCCGCTGCAACAGGTTGAAGACATGTTTACCTCTGAGACGGAACGACGCGGGCGTATTTGTGTTGAAACGGAGTAA